In Vigna unguiculata cultivar IT97K-499-35 chromosome 3, ASM411807v1, whole genome shotgun sequence, a single genomic region encodes these proteins:
- the LOC114178001 gene encoding uncharacterized protein LOC114178001 isoform X1, protein MVCEVSSSQTAPSTELFTMLSSSSSSAESNFRQLDDAFLQTQTRIWLGEVLQIRLDEQLIISELLADGELLFQVSKVVWKLLSAKRMELRHIKAYKIQSFTSKKNIATYRPYSNVDSFLKICKILGLTGVDLFSPSDVVEKRNTRKVCMCIRSFSKKSRSMNINVPDFDIVTCMVIMPKDLVGCMRRSLELSHNIPVDSSGDYYLQKHARRRSRQGYPLTASTKDFETYSDQYEDSENKHLVLQFDDLHTDDLYDYTSETDYNIASPMAERICLPEDLDQLDIQNQQRNGIYDDFELFCSMESLQYHCSEDIEHDCELTWSSSPPSGDLRTDLIHMSSHLDTKMEQVQESRRIVDFDYFENLSLSSNGSVNVTPKNEKTPGKRDASSLTKDMKDPDLFHGENSTPNVYQSASSHGSNPTPQTAERGKFFETCDDKKVLLVACMNCYSREALNMGDQVDVENNFRNIESFKVHNDKNDRWDKIKEEHESQGMVKCRDMPYQIISKAGYSCSVKKFEETDPSLYSPDCYFCNTNSPDRVLPHSNVTSSTSMKNFLAYEEKESQVGLNCSDNASCCPSSYEPESCKWDQKGKCAITSYKDNKSSCYVGNGSHEEISPCIHKNSEVLSTIAKLDTDGKELNIHPLPLASNAVVLGDCEKPSTLGADPNDFSRGDAAEDIGDGGQRVLDMIINDVVVPLNCDEVVSLTESLTANLSSKHEFDPVYRSEHVKDEINPEDKKRVHFLETLLGTEEGGEEIPKEKLQKKKLLRSVLGGAAAVGLLFMILQLRRKGGEKAAQPSMASSHNIGKEKIQKKSDRKVKRSTKKGVYPAEKINLK, encoded by the exons ATGGTTTGTGAGGTTTCTTCATCGCAAACTGCTCCATCCACGGAGCTCTTCACAatgctttcttcttcttcttcttctgccgAATCCAACTTTCGACAACTCGATGATGCATTCCTCCAG ACTCAAACAAGAATTTGGCTAGGAGAAGTATTGCAGATAAGACTAGATGAGCAACTCATTATATCAGAACTACTTGCTGATGGAGAATTGCT GTTTCAAGTGTCAAAAGTGGTGTGGAAATTGCTGTCGGCAAAGCGTATGGAGCTAAGGCATATAAAAGCATACAAAATCCAGTCATTTACTTCTAAGAAGAACATTGCGACATATAGGCCTTATTCTAATGTTGATTCATTTTTGAAG ATTTGCAAAATTTTGGGATTGACTGGCGTTGACCTCTTCTCTCCATCAGATGTAGTTGAGAAAAGAAATACTCGAAAAGTTTGTATGTGTATACGCTCATTCTCCAAAAAATCAAGATCTATGAACATTAAT GTTCCAGATTTTGACATTGTGACCTGTATGGTAATCATGCCCAAAGATTTGGTTGGGTGCATGCGTAGAAGCTTAGAACTATCGCACAACATCCCTGTTGATTCCTCTGGTGACTATTACTTACAAAAACATGCAAGAAGAAGATCTAGACAG GGTTACCCACTTACAGCCTCCACCAAAGACTTTGAGACATATTCGGATCAATATGAGGACTCGGAAAACAAACATCTAGTGCTTCAATTTGATGACTTGCACACTGATGACTTGTATGATTATACATCAGAGACAGACTACAACATAGCCTCTCCAATGGCTGAACGTATTTGTTTGCCCGAAGATTTAGATCAATTGGATATCCAAAACCAACAGAGAAATGGAATTtatgatgactttgaattgttTTGTTCAATGGAATCATTGCAGTATCATTGTTCTGAGGATATAGAGCATGATTGTGAGCTGACATGGTCATCATCTCCTCCCAGTGGGGATTTACGTACTGACCTTATTCATATGTCATCTCATTTAGATACTAAAATGGAACAAGTCCAAGAAAGTAGGAGGATTGTGGACTTTGATTACTTTGAAAATTTGTCATTAAGCAGTAATGGTTCTGTCAATGTAACTCCTAAGAATGAAAAAACACCAGGTAAAAGGGATGCTAGCTCTCTAACAAAAGATATGAAGGATCCCGATTTGTTTCATGGAGAAAATAGTACACCAAATGTTTATCAAAGTGCCAGCTCTCACGGTTCAAATCCAACTCCACAGACTGCTGAAAGAGGCAAATTCTTTGAAACTTGCGATGACAAGAAGGTTCTGCTAGTTGCTTGCATGAACTGTTATTCAAGGGAAGCACTGAACATGGGAGATCAAGTTGATGTAGAGAACAATTTTAGGAATATTGAGTCTTTCAAAGTGCATAATGACAAGAATGATCGATGGGACAAGATAAAAGAAGAGCACGAATCCCAAGGAATGGTGAAATGTAGAGACATGCCGTATCAAATCATTTCTAAAGCAGGATATTCTTGCTCTGTAAAGAAATTTGAGGAAACTGATCCTTCCTTATATTCACCTGATTGTTACTTCTGCAATACCAATTCTCCAGATAGAGTTCTTCCTCATAGCAATGTCACTAGTTCAACTTCAATGAAAAATTTTCTAGCTTATGAAGAGAAAGAATCTCAAGTTGGTTTGAATTGTTCGGATAATGCTAGTTGCTGTCCGTCTTCTTACGAGCCCGAGTCTTGTAAATGGGATCAGAAAGGAAAATGCGCTATTACATCATATAAAGATAACAAAAGTTCATGTTATGTGGGAAATGGCTCACATGAGGAAATTTCACCTTGTATACATAAAAATTCGGAAGTCTTGTCTACTATTGCTAAGTTGGACACTGATGGCAAAGAGCTAAACATCCATCCTCTGCCTCTGGCCTCAAATGCTGTAGTTTTAGGCGACTGCGAAAAACCTTCCACTCTTGGTGCCGATCCTAATGATTTCAGCAGAGGTGATGCAGCTGAAGACATTGGAGATGGAGGTCAGAGAGTACTAGATATGATAATCAATGATGTTGTAGTTCCTCTTAACTGTGATGAGGTTGTATCACTTACTGAATCCCTCACAGCAAACCTAAGCtcaaaacatgaatttgatcctgTCTACCGTTCAGAACATGTTAAA GATGAAATAAATCCAGAAGATAAGAAGAGAGTACACTTCTTAGAAACTTTACTTGGAACAGAAGAGGGAGGTGAagaaataccaaaagaaaaactTCAAAAGAAGAAACTGCTAAGATCAGTCTTGGGTGGTGCAGCTGCTGTTGGTTTGTTATTCATGATTTTGCAATTAAG GAGGAAGGGCGGGGAAAAGGCTGCACAACCAAGTATGGCATCTAGTCATAATATAGGAAAAGAGAAGATTCAGAAAAAATCTGACAGGAAAGTAAAGAGAAGTACTAAAAAGGGGGTTTATCCAGCtgaaaagattaatttaaagtGA
- the LOC114178001 gene encoding uncharacterized protein LOC114178001 isoform X2: protein MMHSSRFQVSKVVWKLLSAKRMELRHIKAYKIQSFTSKKNIATYRPYSNVDSFLKICKILGLTGVDLFSPSDVVEKRNTRKVCMCIRSFSKKSRSMNINVPDFDIVTCMVIMPKDLVGCMRRSLELSHNIPVDSSGDYYLQKHARRRSRQGYPLTASTKDFETYSDQYEDSENKHLVLQFDDLHTDDLYDYTSETDYNIASPMAERICLPEDLDQLDIQNQQRNGIYDDFELFCSMESLQYHCSEDIEHDCELTWSSSPPSGDLRTDLIHMSSHLDTKMEQVQESRRIVDFDYFENLSLSSNGSVNVTPKNEKTPGKRDASSLTKDMKDPDLFHGENSTPNVYQSASSHGSNPTPQTAERGKFFETCDDKKVLLVACMNCYSREALNMGDQVDVENNFRNIESFKVHNDKNDRWDKIKEEHESQGMVKCRDMPYQIISKAGYSCSVKKFEETDPSLYSPDCYFCNTNSPDRVLPHSNVTSSTSMKNFLAYEEKESQVGLNCSDNASCCPSSYEPESCKWDQKGKCAITSYKDNKSSCYVGNGSHEEISPCIHKNSEVLSTIAKLDTDGKELNIHPLPLASNAVVLGDCEKPSTLGADPNDFSRGDAAEDIGDGGQRVLDMIINDVVVPLNCDEVVSLTESLTANLSSKHEFDPVYRSEHVKDEINPEDKKRVHFLETLLGTEEGGEEIPKEKLQKKKLLRSVLGGAAAVGLLFMILQLRRKGGEKAAQPSMASSHNIGKEKIQKKSDRKVKRSTKKGVYPAEKINLK, encoded by the exons ATGATGCATTCCTCCAG GTTTCAAGTGTCAAAAGTGGTGTGGAAATTGCTGTCGGCAAAGCGTATGGAGCTAAGGCATATAAAAGCATACAAAATCCAGTCATTTACTTCTAAGAAGAACATTGCGACATATAGGCCTTATTCTAATGTTGATTCATTTTTGAAG ATTTGCAAAATTTTGGGATTGACTGGCGTTGACCTCTTCTCTCCATCAGATGTAGTTGAGAAAAGAAATACTCGAAAAGTTTGTATGTGTATACGCTCATTCTCCAAAAAATCAAGATCTATGAACATTAAT GTTCCAGATTTTGACATTGTGACCTGTATGGTAATCATGCCCAAAGATTTGGTTGGGTGCATGCGTAGAAGCTTAGAACTATCGCACAACATCCCTGTTGATTCCTCTGGTGACTATTACTTACAAAAACATGCAAGAAGAAGATCTAGACAG GGTTACCCACTTACAGCCTCCACCAAAGACTTTGAGACATATTCGGATCAATATGAGGACTCGGAAAACAAACATCTAGTGCTTCAATTTGATGACTTGCACACTGATGACTTGTATGATTATACATCAGAGACAGACTACAACATAGCCTCTCCAATGGCTGAACGTATTTGTTTGCCCGAAGATTTAGATCAATTGGATATCCAAAACCAACAGAGAAATGGAATTtatgatgactttgaattgttTTGTTCAATGGAATCATTGCAGTATCATTGTTCTGAGGATATAGAGCATGATTGTGAGCTGACATGGTCATCATCTCCTCCCAGTGGGGATTTACGTACTGACCTTATTCATATGTCATCTCATTTAGATACTAAAATGGAACAAGTCCAAGAAAGTAGGAGGATTGTGGACTTTGATTACTTTGAAAATTTGTCATTAAGCAGTAATGGTTCTGTCAATGTAACTCCTAAGAATGAAAAAACACCAGGTAAAAGGGATGCTAGCTCTCTAACAAAAGATATGAAGGATCCCGATTTGTTTCATGGAGAAAATAGTACACCAAATGTTTATCAAAGTGCCAGCTCTCACGGTTCAAATCCAACTCCACAGACTGCTGAAAGAGGCAAATTCTTTGAAACTTGCGATGACAAGAAGGTTCTGCTAGTTGCTTGCATGAACTGTTATTCAAGGGAAGCACTGAACATGGGAGATCAAGTTGATGTAGAGAACAATTTTAGGAATATTGAGTCTTTCAAAGTGCATAATGACAAGAATGATCGATGGGACAAGATAAAAGAAGAGCACGAATCCCAAGGAATGGTGAAATGTAGAGACATGCCGTATCAAATCATTTCTAAAGCAGGATATTCTTGCTCTGTAAAGAAATTTGAGGAAACTGATCCTTCCTTATATTCACCTGATTGTTACTTCTGCAATACCAATTCTCCAGATAGAGTTCTTCCTCATAGCAATGTCACTAGTTCAACTTCAATGAAAAATTTTCTAGCTTATGAAGAGAAAGAATCTCAAGTTGGTTTGAATTGTTCGGATAATGCTAGTTGCTGTCCGTCTTCTTACGAGCCCGAGTCTTGTAAATGGGATCAGAAAGGAAAATGCGCTATTACATCATATAAAGATAACAAAAGTTCATGTTATGTGGGAAATGGCTCACATGAGGAAATTTCACCTTGTATACATAAAAATTCGGAAGTCTTGTCTACTATTGCTAAGTTGGACACTGATGGCAAAGAGCTAAACATCCATCCTCTGCCTCTGGCCTCAAATGCTGTAGTTTTAGGCGACTGCGAAAAACCTTCCACTCTTGGTGCCGATCCTAATGATTTCAGCAGAGGTGATGCAGCTGAAGACATTGGAGATGGAGGTCAGAGAGTACTAGATATGATAATCAATGATGTTGTAGTTCCTCTTAACTGTGATGAGGTTGTATCACTTACTGAATCCCTCACAGCAAACCTAAGCtcaaaacatgaatttgatcctgTCTACCGTTCAGAACATGTTAAA GATGAAATAAATCCAGAAGATAAGAAGAGAGTACACTTCTTAGAAACTTTACTTGGAACAGAAGAGGGAGGTGAagaaataccaaaagaaaaactTCAAAAGAAGAAACTGCTAAGATCAGTCTTGGGTGGTGCAGCTGCTGTTGGTTTGTTATTCATGATTTTGCAATTAAG GAGGAAGGGCGGGGAAAAGGCTGCACAACCAAGTATGGCATCTAGTCATAATATAGGAAAAGAGAAGATTCAGAAAAAATCTGACAGGAAAGTAAAGAGAAGTACTAAAAAGGGGGTTTATCCAGCtgaaaagattaatttaaagtGA
- the LOC114178720 gene encoding MACPF domain-containing protein At4g24290-like isoform X2, whose protein sequence is MLRKCYQHTVMLEHFNQEMCLGGRTASGHFSASFGLSSRGIKDLTSIKSLAYDGWFIKRYAIELEKYHGELLDHVKEAVPSSWDPEALARFIERFGTHVIVGVSMGGKDVLYLRQGDTSYLGPTSIQKLLKDTADTKFKDSADNHCQASEDFSKEKENLVMIHSRRGGSNQTMYHDEWLDTIDSEPDVISLFLLPLTSLLRSIRGSGFVSHAINLYLRYKPPIEDLHQFCEFQLPRQWAPVLSEIRLGSRSKNQENTCLRFSILGPKLYVNTIPVDVGNRPVVGLRLQLEGRRSNRLAIHLQHLASLPKSLPLSDNANTYLSCDSYNCNLHKKVKWNSFSYVCTAPVESDDSVSIVTGAQLQVEKKCLLLRLRFSKVIGAILQKPPEWDQSSSLGQFSIKSGGILAFISREGQRGLPKPGDKTIGSNTYSSVRPAPVHTPKLQRFVDTTEMMRGPEDTPGYWVVSGARLSVEHGKIYLLVKYSLLSFVM, encoded by the exons ATGTTGGAGCACTTCAACCAGGAAATGTGCCTTGGTGGACGAACTGCATCGGGTCATTTCAGTGCTTCATTTGGGTTGTCCAGTCGAGGTATAAAGGATTTGACTTCTATCAAGTCTCTTGCTTATGATGGTTGGTTCATCAAACGCTATGCCATTGAATTAGAAAAGTATCATGGTGAACTCCTTGATCATGTCAAAGAAGCAGTGCCATCGTCGTGGGACCCTGAGGCCTTGGCAAG GTTTATAGAACGTTTTGGAACTCATGTGATAGTTGGGGTGAGCATGGGAGGGAAGGATGTTTTATATCTTAGACAAGGGGATACATCATATCTTGGACCTACTAGTATTCAGAAACTTTTGAAGGATACAGCTGACACGAAGTTCAAGGATTCTGCAGACAATCATTGCCAGGCTTCTGAAGACTTCAGTAAAGAAAAAGAG AATCTTGTTATGATACATAGTAGGAGGGGTGGAAGCAATCAAACAATGTATCATGATGAATGGTTGGATACTATTGATTCGGAACCTGATGTAATATCACTGTTCCTTCTCCCTCTGACATCCCTTTTGAGAAGCATCCGTGGAAGTGGATTTGTGAGCCATGCCATAAATCTCTATCTCCGTT ATAAACCTCCAATTGAAGACCTTCATCAGTTTTGTGAGTTTCAGCTACCAAGACAATGGGCACCTGTACTTAGTGAGATTCGCCTTGGTTCTCGTTCGAAGAATCAAGAGAACACCTGTCTTAGATTCAGTATCTTGGGTCCCAAGCTTTACGTAAACACCATTCCG GTAGATGTAGGGAATAGACCAGTAGTTGGGCTAAGATTACAATTGGAAGGGAGAAGAAGCAACCGGTTGGCCATTCACCTTCAGCATCTGGCTTCTCTACCAAAGTCCTTACCACTTTCTGACAACGCAAATACTTACTTATCTTGTGACTCATATAACTGCAACTTGCATAAGAAAGTTAAATGGAACTCTTTTTCATACGTGTGTACTGCTCCAGTTGAGTCAGATGATAGTGTTTCAATTGTGACAGGAGCTCAGTTACAAGTTGAAAAGAAGTGTCTCCTTCTGAGGCTGCGTTTCTCCAAAGTAATCGGTGCCATTCTGCAGAAGCCACCTGAATGGGATCAATCCTCCAGTCTTGGCCAGTTTAGCATCAAATCTGGTGGCATCTTAGCATTCATTTCAAGAGAGGGACAGAGGGGCCTTCCAAAGCCAGGTGATAAAACCATTGGTTCAAATACATATTCTTCTGTGCGCCCTGCACCAGTTCACACACCAAAGCTTCAAAGGTTTGTTGACACAACCGAAATGATGAGAGGGCCAGAAGATACTCCTGGATATTGGGTTGTGTCTGGGGCAAGGCTTTCTGTTGAGCATGGCAAAATATATCTCCTTGTTAAGTATTCACTATTATCGTTTGTTATGTAA